One Ignavibacteriales bacterium genomic region harbors:
- a CDS encoding STAS domain-containing protein, producing the protein MADFRVHQRDGEGVSVIDLKGYLDAHTAPDLESAFQKLLTDRRYNIIVNCKDLTYISSAGLGVFMAFIEDVRKNSGDIKLSNMSPKVYNVFDLLGFPILYEIYKDEQEAIVRFRSQKNP; encoded by the coding sequence ATGGCTGATTTCAGGGTCCACCAGCGAGACGGAGAAGGCGTGAGTGTGATTGATCTGAAGGGGTATCTCGACGCCCACACAGCCCCGGATTTAGAATCCGCCTTCCAGAAGCTGTTGACGGACAGGCGATACAATATCATCGTAAACTGCAAAGACCTCACCTATATTAGCAGTGCGGGTTTGGGTGTGTTCATGGCATTCATCGAAGACGTGCGTAAGAACAGTGGAGACATCAAGCTTTCGAACATGTCTCCGAAAGTGTACAACGTCTTCGATCTGCTCGGTTTTCCGATTCTGTACGAGATCTATAAGGACGAGCAAGAGGCGATCGTTCGTTTTCGATCCCAGAAGAATCCGTAG